Genomic segment of bacterium:
GACCTCGGCCAGATCCTGAACGGTCGTCCGGTAGCGCTGAGCGATCGACTCGATCGTGTCCCCCTTGCGCACACGGTAATACGCGCCGTGGGCGGTATACACGTGCGCGCAGCCGGCCGAAAGGCCGCAGGCCAGGAGAACCGCGGCCGCGAGGTACCGGTATGATTTCAGGCTTGCCATCCGTATTGACCGTAAAGTTTGACGAACCGGCACGCGCCCAGATTCTCCTCTTCCAGCCGCCCTTCCCTCTTGCGAACGCGGATGAGGATCTGGGACCCCTCATCCCCGCGCGGGATCACGAGACGCCCCCCTTCCGCGAGCTGCTCCGCATACAGCTTGGGGACCGACGGCGATCCCGCGGTCACCAGGATGGCGTCGAACGGCGCCTCATCGGGCCAACCGACGGTCCCGTCGCCGATCCGCAGCGTCAGGTTGGAGTAACCCAGTCGGTACAAGACCATCCGGGCCCGGTTCGACAGCGTCGTCACCCTCTCGATCGAGAAAACCTGCCCCGCGAGTTCCGCCAGAATGGCCGTTTGATACCCTGAGCCCGTGCCGATCTCCAGCACTTTTTCCCGGCCCCCGAGCTCCAGGGCCTGGGACATGAGGGCAACGATATAAGGCTGCGAAATCGTCTGTTTGCATCCGATATTTAAAGGATGATCGAGGTAGGCTTGCGCCGCCATTCCGGGATCGACGAACTCATGGCGAGGCACACGTCCCATGGCCTCGATGACGCGGGGGGCGCGGATGCCCCGCGCGACCAGTTGCTGCGCCACCATCTTCTTCCTGGCGATGTGAAAGTCCACCTTTAGAGCTTCCATCCGCGCATGCTCTCCAACAGCGGGTAATGCGTCAGGTCGACCTGCAAGGGCGTGATGGCGACCTTGCGGGCCTTGAGGGCGTTTCCGTCCGACCCCGGGACGTTCCGGAATCGCCGTTCGTTGCCGGCGATCCAGTAATACTTGCGCCCGCGCGGATCGATCTTTTCGACGATGACGTCCCCGAAGTCCCTCTTGCCCAGACGGGTGAATTCATGGCCCCGGACCTTCGATTCCGGCAGGTTGGGCACGTTCACGTTGAGGACGAAGCCCAGCGGCAGACGTTCCTTCATCACGCGCCGGCTCAGGCGGGCCGCAAAGCCAGAGGCGGTCGCATAGTACGGAAAATCCTCCCCGTAAGCGACCAAGGAAACGGCGATGGAGGGAATCCCCATCAAGGCGCCCTCGACGGCCGCCGAAACCGTTCCGGAATAGTGGACGTCGTCGCACAGATTGGCCCCTCGATTGATTCCGGAGACGATGAGGTCGGGCCTT
This window contains:
- a CDS encoding protein-L-isoaspartate(D-aspartate) O-methyltransferase translates to MDFHIARKKMVAQQLVARGIRAPRVIEAMGRVPRHEFVDPGMAAQAYLDHPLNIGCKQTISQPYIVALMSQALELGGREKVLEIGTGSGYQTAILAELAGQVFSIERVTTLSNRARMVLYRLGYSNLTLRIGDGTVGWPDEAPFDAILVTAGSPSVPKLYAEQLAEGGRLVIPRGDEGSQILIRVRKREGRLEEENLGACRFVKLYGQYGWQA
- the surE gene encoding 5'/3'-nucleotidase SurE yields the protein MSRTRPLILVSNDDGFRADGILALTESLQRVGRVVVVAPDDEQSASSHSLTLHRPLRVHRQGEGVFSVNGTPTDCITLAVHTILGRRPDLIVSGINRGANLCDDVHYSGTVSAAVEGALMGIPSIAVSLVAYGEDFPYYATASGFAARLSRRVMKERLPLGFVLNVNVPNLPESKVRGHEFTRLGKRDFGDVIVEKIDPRGRKYYWIAGNERRFRNVPGSDGNALKARKVAITPLQVDLTHYPLLESMRGWKL